From the genome of Pochonia chlamydosporia 170 chromosome Unknown PCv3seq00011, whole genome shotgun sequence:
GCTGAGTTATATCCAGGAGATACCGCCTGGAGGGTGGTATATTGATAGCATCAAAGCTATCCACCATCTGCAAACGTTTAGTTACGATGTCATCATGAGTCTTTATTGTCATTCATGAACATACCGTAAGTGTTCCAGCAACCCACCAGCAATAACACGTATCAGCCTTCTTATTCCATCGCCCATTATACCCGACGTGAACACACTCGTCTCCTATACTTAAatcgccaagtttggcctGTATATAATTCTCGCCGTCTTCCTCACtgtcatcttcttctgctttaGCGAGGTAATGGAACTGTCTGTAAACTAGAAATCGTACTAAAGCATCGCGATCTGGCACGCCCTTAGCAACTGCTTCACTTTTATGAGCTGCCGCCGATGCTGACGATGGTCGGTCTAGCATGTATaatgcagcaatggcgcAGTAGGCGTAGCCAGCTTTTGTTCGGTTAGCCCATATTTCTGCGGATATTCCGATATGATACATACCGTGAGACTCGTGGTCCGATATTTCTGCTGCGCCCCCATCATACGTCTATTCACATTAATTGCGAATTCTTCTACTGACCCCGTGGAAAGCTCACCTGTGTATGTCGTATATGATCAATCAATGACTCAGCATCAAAatcatcctccccatccccTTCCCCTTGTAGCATCCACCGAATGCTGCTCGCCAGATAACCATGCCGCGTATCATGTCCACCCACAGCCTCTCCCTCCCATAACACCTGACCGAAGCTCCCATCAGGTCTCTGCAACTTCTTCACCCATCGAAGCAGCTTTCGGCGTTCTACGCCTGCAAATGCCGCGGCAGCTTCCTCATCAGTCCCAGCTGCAAGACCCAATACGAGTAATGCGAAAAACGTAGCAGCGAGATTTGCTGACCCCTTGGCTGCGTCCTGTCCTGACAAGACGTGGGAAGAGCTTCCGCAGAAGCCGCCATCGGGATGTTGTAGACTC
Proteins encoded in this window:
- a CDS encoding geranylgeranyl transferase type I beta subunit (similar to Metarhizium acridum CQMa 102 XP_007810906.1), encoding MASLEKSRHIKYWQRCFTNYLPSAYTGNDSTRLTFAFFIVSALDLLSVPLTPKERSSIRSWVLSLQHPDGGFCGSSSHVLSGQDAAKGSANLAATFFALLVLGLAAGTDEEAAAAFAGVERRKLLRWVKKLQRPDGSFGQVLWEGEAVGGHDTRHGYLASSIRWMLQGEGDGEDDFDAESLIDHIRHTQTYDGGAAEISDHESHAGYAYCAIAALYMLDRPSSASAAAHKSEAVAKGVPDRDALVRFLVYRQFHYLAKAEEDDSEEDGENYIQAKLGDLSIGDECVHVGYNGRWNKKADTCYCWWVAGTLTMVDSFDAINIPPSRRYLLDITQHQIGGFSKYAGGPPDLYHSYLGLAALALLGDADLKEFDAGLCCSKETARKIELARGGLLRSQDGFDGDGFWESIQNGS